From one Mustela nigripes isolate SB6536 chromosome 16, MUSNIG.SB6536, whole genome shotgun sequence genomic stretch:
- the LHX1 gene encoding LIM/homeobox protein Lhx1 isoform X1 — protein MVHCAGCKRPILDRFLLNVLDRAWHVKCVQCCECKCNLTEKCFSREGKLYCKNDFFRCFGTKCAGCAQGISPSDLVRRARSKVFHLNCFTCMMCNKQLSTGEELYIIDENKFVCKEDYLSNSSVAKENSLHSATTGSDPSLSPDSQDPSQDDAKDSESANVSDKEGGSNENDDQNLGAKRRGPRTTIKAKQLETLKAAFAATPKPTRHIREQLAQETGLNMRVIQVWFQNRRSKERRMKQLSALGARRHAFFRSPRRMRPLVDRLEPGELIPNGPFSFYGDYQSEYYGPGGNYDFFPQGPPSSQAQTPVDLPFVPSSGPSGTPLGGLEHPLPGHHPSSEAQRFTDILAHPPGDSPSPEPSLPGPLHSMSAEVFGPSPPFSSLSVNGGASYGNHLSHPPEMNEAAVW, from the exons ATGGTGCACTGTGCCGGCTGCAAAAGGCCCATCCTGGACCGTTTCCTCTTGAACGTGCTGGACAGGGCCTGGCACGTCAAGTGCGTCCAGTGCTGTGAATGTAAATGCAACCTGACCGAGAAGTGCTTCTCCCGGGAAGGCAAGCTCTACTGCAAGAACGACTTTTTCCG ATGTTTCGGTACCAAATGCGCTGGCTGCGCGCAGGGCATCTCCCCTAGCGACCTGGTGCGGAGAGCACGGAGCAAAGTGTTTCACCTAAACTGCTTCACCTGCATGATGTGTAACAAGCAACTCTCCACTGGCGAGGAGCTCTACATCATTGATGAGAACAAATTTGTCTGCAAAGAGGATTACCTAAGCAACAGCAGTGTCGCCAAAGAGAACAGCCTCCACTCGG ccACCACGGGCAGTGACCCCAGTTTGTCTCCAGACTCCCAAGACCCATCACAGGATGATGCCAAGGACTCGGAGAGTGCCAACGTATCGGACAAGGAAGGGGGCAGCAATGAGAATGACGACCAGAACCTGGGCGCCAAACGACGGGGGCCGCGCACAACCATCAAGGCAAAGCAACTGGAAACTCTGAAGGCGGCCTTTGCTGCTACTCCCAAGCCCACGCGCCACATCCGGGAGCAGCTGGCTCAGGAGACTGGCCTCAATATGCGTGTCATCCAG GTCTGGTTCCAGAACAGACGTTCCAAGGAACGGAGGATGAAGCAGCTGAGCGCGCTGGGCGCCCGGCGCCACGCCTTCTTCCGCAGCCCGCGCCGGATGCGGCCGCTGGTGGACCGCCTGGAGCCAGGCGAGCTCATCCCCAACGGGCCCTTCTCCTTCTACGGAG ATTACCAGAGCGAGTACTATGGGCCCGGGGGCAACTACGACTTCTTCCCGCAAGGCCCCCCGTCCTCGCAGGCTCAGACGCCAGTGGACCTGCCCTTCGTGCCGTCGTCCGGGCCCTCCGGGACACCCCTGGGCGGCCTGGAGCACCCGCTGCCCGGACACCACCCGTCGAGCGAAGCGCAACGGTTCACTGACATCCTGGCGCACCCCCCAGGGGACtcgcccagcccagagcccagcctgcCCGGGCCTCTACACTCAATGTCGGCTGAGGTCTTCGGGCCCAGCCCGCCCTTCTCATCGCTGTCGGTCAATGGCGGGGCGAGCTATGGGAACCACCTGTCTCACCCCCCCGAAATGAACGAGGCGGCCGTGTGGTAG
- the LHX1 gene encoding LIM/homeobox protein Lhx1 isoform X2, whose translation MRGSFCSERCFGTKCAGCAQGISPSDLVRRARSKVFHLNCFTCMMCNKQLSTGEELYIIDENKFVCKEDYLSNSSVAKENSLHSATTGSDPSLSPDSQDPSQDDAKDSESANVSDKEGGSNENDDQNLGAKRRGPRTTIKAKQLETLKAAFAATPKPTRHIREQLAQETGLNMRVIQVWFQNRRSKERRMKQLSALGARRHAFFRSPRRMRPLVDRLEPGELIPNGPFSFYGDYQSEYYGPGGNYDFFPQGPPSSQAQTPVDLPFVPSSGPSGTPLGGLEHPLPGHHPSSEAQRFTDILAHPPGDSPSPEPSLPGPLHSMSAEVFGPSPPFSSLSVNGGASYGNHLSHPPEMNEAAVW comes from the exons ATGCGCGGGTCCTTTTGCAGTGAAAG ATGTTTCGGTACCAAATGCGCTGGCTGCGCGCAGGGCATCTCCCCTAGCGACCTGGTGCGGAGAGCACGGAGCAAAGTGTTTCACCTAAACTGCTTCACCTGCATGATGTGTAACAAGCAACTCTCCACTGGCGAGGAGCTCTACATCATTGATGAGAACAAATTTGTCTGCAAAGAGGATTACCTAAGCAACAGCAGTGTCGCCAAAGAGAACAGCCTCCACTCGG ccACCACGGGCAGTGACCCCAGTTTGTCTCCAGACTCCCAAGACCCATCACAGGATGATGCCAAGGACTCGGAGAGTGCCAACGTATCGGACAAGGAAGGGGGCAGCAATGAGAATGACGACCAGAACCTGGGCGCCAAACGACGGGGGCCGCGCACAACCATCAAGGCAAAGCAACTGGAAACTCTGAAGGCGGCCTTTGCTGCTACTCCCAAGCCCACGCGCCACATCCGGGAGCAGCTGGCTCAGGAGACTGGCCTCAATATGCGTGTCATCCAG GTCTGGTTCCAGAACAGACGTTCCAAGGAACGGAGGATGAAGCAGCTGAGCGCGCTGGGCGCCCGGCGCCACGCCTTCTTCCGCAGCCCGCGCCGGATGCGGCCGCTGGTGGACCGCCTGGAGCCAGGCGAGCTCATCCCCAACGGGCCCTTCTCCTTCTACGGAG ATTACCAGAGCGAGTACTATGGGCCCGGGGGCAACTACGACTTCTTCCCGCAAGGCCCCCCGTCCTCGCAGGCTCAGACGCCAGTGGACCTGCCCTTCGTGCCGTCGTCCGGGCCCTCCGGGACACCCCTGGGCGGCCTGGAGCACCCGCTGCCCGGACACCACCCGTCGAGCGAAGCGCAACGGTTCACTGACATCCTGGCGCACCCCCCAGGGGACtcgcccagcccagagcccagcctgcCCGGGCCTCTACACTCAATGTCGGCTGAGGTCTTCGGGCCCAGCCCGCCCTTCTCATCGCTGTCGGTCAATGGCGGGGCGAGCTATGGGAACCACCTGTCTCACCCCCCCGAAATGAACGAGGCGGCCGTGTGGTAG